The Stigmatopora argus isolate UIUO_Sarg chromosome 6, RoL_Sarg_1.0, whole genome shotgun sequence region tccaaaaataataaaattcagtTCTCCACACGTTATTTGAGCCTCCAGCACTCAAAATACATAATGTTCACCAGCTGCTTGATTGCAGCAGTCTTTCCTTAATCCAAGAAAACGGATCTTgcatttcccccccccaaaaaaaactaaaaacgtCTGAAACACTCAACATTCAGCACCGCTAATCTATTATAAATTGTCTGTTGAGCAGCATATTCCCTCTCCTCGGCCAGAGCTGTAAAGGGGGGAGATGCAAATCCGGGTGTTGGACCCAAGGTGTGGGAGTCTTGTTGACCGGGAAGATGGCGGAAGGTACGTGGAAGAGGTACCATGGGTGCCCCCTTTATCCCAGCGGAGCCAAAATCCTCTCAGGTTCTGCTGTGCGGCCTTCCATTCCACCTGCACCTCATTGTTTGTTGCCGAGGCTAGCTGAAGGTCAGGGAGGGCTGGCAGAGTCGCTGCTGCGGCTGCTTCTTGAAGAGAATACACATCCACAAATGTTCAGTATGAATAAACTGGGAGTgtgtttaggaaaaaaaaatcctttacacatccatccatcaatCCATCTATTTTTTATAGCACTATTCTTCattgggttttatttttttacctaacAAGTAGCCAATGATGAAATGAAAGGGCAATTCCAGAATTGTAGTACGTTGTAGGTTCCAGTTTTCAAATGTTACATAATGCACAAATAAGATGTGCAGTTTCTGAATCAGTAGATTTAAAAACACAGAGTGAATTTGTTGcactctcttcttttttttcatattttactaaAATATAGTTCCTATTTAGCAGATGATTAGAGTGCCAGAATTATTTCTtttcataattatttaaataGGTAGATTTGTGCTTTTGGCTAAAATTCTGATGATGCCAACAACTGTAAATATCAAAtactatataatataataattatataatataatagtataaatcataaaaaaatataattgatcTGTAAACTGAGATACCAACCCATTATATCtactttttgatgaaaatgtggCAGAATATCAAAAAAAGCATattggcttttaaaaaatatttttttttttaaagccaaaatgtcCTCCACTTCTGGAATAACCCAAATAATTCTAAAGTTCTCTTtacaatttgtcttttttttcatgccaaTGGACTGAATACAAAACAGAGCtcgttgtttatttttttgtcatgaaaAGCCACATGGCCAATAAAAGAACAGGAAGTTCTATGTCTCGATGCCtcatttttgttcttgttgATGTCATTGGCAATCTATTCCACTTTCGTTGCTATATATAGTTGTAATGGAGCCGCTGCAGGCAACATGACCCGCCCCCTTTTACTGGGTTGGTGGAGCCAACAAAGCAGGAGAGTACGATAACCAGGGGTtggcaataaataaatgttacGCATCCCGTGAACCTGTGTGCACACGTTCAATCTGGAATAATGTTGAGGATTAGGAATAAAATGTCTTCACATACCTTCTTGAGTGCAAGCTTTCACAGACATGGCTGCTTGTTTCCCATTCTTGTAGAAAGCACTGACGGTAACGAGGTACTCGGTTCCTCGCTCCAAGTCGGTCAGCACAATGGAGTTCTGGTGGCTTTGTACTATCACAGTGTGTGGCGTTCCGCTTGGAATGGCGCCGTACTCCACCGTGTATCTTTCAACCAGAGATGGCTGCAGGGGACCCCAACTCACTCGGGTCTGCCGGGGTCCAAATGGCGTCACTGAAACCACGGCTGGGCTTAAAACCTCTGATGGCGGCACAAGAAGCAACGACatattaaacagcataatacggtaatataaaaatataaaaagtcacgtcttTGTTCTTAATTTTGAAGAAATAGATCTAACGGCGTGCGATTGATGGCATTTAACTGGGTTGTTTCCAGGGGTCCAATTTACAGGGGGTCACACCACTGTCCTTTAGTAGTTAACCTTCTTACCGGGAAGTGTAGTGAAGCTCACAGTGAGGGTGTTGAAAAGCCCCCGGTTGGACTCGGGCTGCAGGAAGGCAGAATAGGTGGTCTCGGGTAGCAGTTTGGTCAACTTCACCGAACTGGATTCTTCAGGGAGAATACGCCTGGCTTGTGTTTGTGCATTTCCAATGGCGTTATACCACAACTCATAGTAGCCACCAATTGTGCTTAAAACAGGGCGCCACTGGAGTAAAGCACTGTGCGATGTGACGTCAATGGCGCGAAGTCGCTCAGCTCGAATGATTCCTTTAATTGagacaaaatgaaaaagaatcCAAAGAATTAGGCACAGAAAACAGTTCACGTGATGAAGAACTGACCTATGCACATGTATGTATGACctatgtacatctgtgtatgtatgtatatatgtgtttatatatgtatgtatatgtatgtgtatgtgtatgtacacgtatgtgtatatgtatatgtatgtgtatgtacacgtatgtgtatatgtatatatatatgtatttcagcaacacgcgtatttatttatatatttattcatgtatttatttattaacttacttattacctatctatttatgtctaaaatgtcttttgctgtgtctgtattctgaccctcttgctactgtgacaacgaaatttcccgaatatgggatgaataaagttatccaatccaatccaatatttgtACCTAAACTCTCATTTTAGTTCCGTGAGGAAACAAAATGTCTAATTTGTTAGTAGGGAAGCGTTTTCCTTGCAAGCATTATATGTGTATTACAATATGCTTTTGTCATATTGGATCATATGAAGCTTTCCCTGTTAAAGAGTGCTGTTTTCTTTCCTGAGAGTGTATTATTTGacgaaaaaatgattttggattTATGATTTTGGGCAAAGAAATTCAACGCAAATTCATACATACTGATAATGGCTGCTCTCATCTCATCGGTGATGATGTCAATGTTGTCAATGTCCACAGAGTACAGGTGGGACTCCACAGGAGGCGATACAGCACGTTGTAACACCTGGAAGTTTCCGTGCACCGTGGACACGATTAACACGGAAACCCCCTGCGCCTTCAGCTGGGCGATGGGCTCTTCCACTTCGCCCAGCTCGACGCCGTCCGTCAGCCAGAGCATGACCTTGGGCACGCGGGTATCCGTCAAAATCTGCCGTGCCACTTGTAGCGCCGCTTCTGTGTTGGTGCTTCCGTGCAGCTGCGTGGCGGCGAGCAGAGCTTTCTGGAGACTTCTCTGATTGCTGTGAACGTCCAAGCCGAACTCCAGGTTCGGCTCGGTGCCCACCTGCAGCAGCCCGACCCTTACGTGGCCACGGCCTAGCGTGAAGGGCCGAACGAGCTCGGCGATGAAGCCTCGCAATTGGGAGAACTCGTAGTTGGCCACGCTCCCTGAAGAGTCCAGTAGTAGAAGAATGTCGCCCTCGCAACAGTTCAACACTAAAAAGGAGACAGAACACAGCAAAAGCTATTTAATTTGGTACAAGCTTGAGCTTGGgtgcagttctgagatcgagggttcgattccagatcTGGACCTtccaggagtttgcatgttctgcccgaatttacgtgggttttctctgggtactccgctttcctcccacattcccaaaacatgcatgcaaggctggttgaacactgtaattTACTCTAAttgaatgtgagcgtgagtggttgttcgTGTCTTTATGCTctttatttaacttttttttttatagagggAAGGTAAAGCGAGTGAAAAATGCACATCAAACAAATAGAGGAAAGGCTTGATGGGAAAAAAATCGAGACAGTCAAAACAGGAGCTGATTCAACTTTTTGATGGACATGCTTGGATGAATTGTTGCTTTCATCCAAAACGGAGGCGGAATCTGCGAGCATGCGagattcagaaaaaaatccaaagagtAGACAAAAGTATCGGGACACCTGCTCGCTGTCATAATCTACGAGACCTTATTGTAAAATTATTGTAATAGAACCACTTTGACAGATAAAAGATTCTAACTTTCTGACTTGATGGAGAtatgtacttctcaaaatacAGTTGGAATAAAAAAGTGAGATCTTTTGACAAAAGCAAATGAAACTCCACTAGCCTGGAGCAATATAAAGGAATTTATTGTGTTGTATTGTGTCTTTCAAGAATCCATTAGATGACTTGTGTAAAGTTTTAAGATGAATGGAAACAATTTATTGAACAGTCCAGCCTGCCTTAGGTTAACTTAACTTAACCCAGAAGCAACATCAGCAGCAgcttaattaaaataataataataataaaataatacaatggTACCAAGCATTAGAAGATGATTAAAATGGCAACACACCCCATACATTCCATAGGTTCAAACTTGTCACATCATATGCCAACATGTACAACAAGTTGATCTTATCAGACTgtgcaggtgtacctaatgaaATGGCCATCTAAAAGAAATGAATTTTTACAACCcttttttggcctttttttttcatttttaaagtgaatgcaataagcttccgAAATTCTGTGTCGTCATTATGTTAAAATATTTGCTCACCTGAGTCAGGTAAGTCAACAACCTGCAAATTGCCGCTCTGGAACGTCGCCCACAGAAAAAGACATACGAGCAAAATACTAGTCTTCATCCTCTTGAAGATGTCCATAGGTTTCATAACCTTTCTTTCTAATGTTGAAATGTTGACAAGCAAAGCTCACCTCATTTTTccacctcctcctgctcctcctgtTCCTCCTCCTTTCCCTTCTCCTCCTATCGACCAGGAAGTCACATCAGTTTTTGATCGAAATTCAGGGCGTCAAGACGCGCTGTCTCGCTGCTCCAACTTGTAATAGAGTCTCATTGCCCGCGGCCAAGCACTGAGTCATTACAAGTCTAATGAACAGGTAATGAACGCCTCTTAAACGCCTCCCAAATATGTAATGTACACACTGGCAAAGGACCTGATTAGGAACGTGGCTACGTCATGTGAG contains the following coding sequences:
- the LOC144076187 gene encoding von Willebrand factor A domain-containing protein 1-like isoform X2; amino-acid sequence: MKPMDIFKRMKTSILLVCLFLWATFQSGNLQVVDLPDSVLNCCEGDILLLLDSSGSVANYEFSQLRGFIAELVRPFTLGRGHVRVGLLQVGTEPNLEFGLDVHSNQRSLQKALLAATQLHGSTNTEAALQVARQILTDTRVPKVMLWLTDGVELGEVEEPIAQLKAQGVSVLIVSTVHGNFQVLQRAVSPPVESHLYSVDIDNIDIITDEMRAAIIRIIRAERLRAIDVTSHSALLQWRPVLSTIGGYYELWYNAIGNAQTQARRILPEESSSVKLTKLLPETTYSAFLQPESNRGLFNTLTVSFTTLPEVLSPAVVSVTPFGPRQTRVSWGPLQPSLVERYTVEYGAIPSGTPHTVIVQSHQNSIVLTDLERGTEYLVTVSAFYKNGKQAAMSVKACTQEAAAAATLPALPDLQLASATNNEVQVEWKAAQQNLRGFWLRWDKGGTHGTSSTYLPPSSRSTRLPHLGSNTRICISPLYSSGRGEGICCSTDNL
- the LOC144076187 gene encoding von Willebrand factor A domain-containing protein 1-like isoform X1, whose product is MKPMDIFKRMKTSILLVCLFLWATFQSGNLQVVDLPDSVLNCCEGDILLLLDSSGSVANYEFSQLRGFIAELVRPFTLGRGHVRVGLLQVGTEPNLEFGLDVHSNQRSLQKALLAATQLHGSTNTEAALQVARQILTDTRVPKVMLWLTDGVELGEVEEPIAQLKAQGVSVLIVSTVHGNFQVLQRAVSPPVESHLYSVDIDNIDIITDEMRAAIIRIIRAERLRAIDVTSHSALLQWRPVLSTIGGYYELWYNAIGNAQTQARRILPEESSSVKLTKLLPETTYSAFLQPESNRGLFNTLTVSFTTLPEVLSPAVVSVTPFGPRQTRVSWGPLQPSLVERYTVEYGAIPSGTPHTVIVQSHQNSIVLTDLERGTEYLVTVSAFYKNGKQAAMSVKACTQEEAAAAATLPALPDLQLASATNNEVQVEWKAAQQNLRGFWLRWDKGGTHGTSSTYLPPSSRSTRLPHLGSNTRICISPLYSSGRGEGICCSTDNL